One window from the genome of Erwinia sorbitola encodes:
- the ldtD gene encoding L,D-transpeptidase, with protein sequence MLLQKSFSAQAVALGCSLLCWLAPVSSTVAGIPPVSAPMVHSISVSQSTSHISALFHQGTVPFYLKNLAPLYASRGMQPIWQDNQAVKQFQQQLAEVAISGVQPQFTQWVKQLTDPAITGLARDVVLSDAMLGYLQFTSGVPSKGETWLYSNVPYKMEAPPVAVVNQWQRALEHNNLNGFVLSLAPQHPQYARMHQALKTLLAENRPWPQLMDKQTLRPGQISNDVPALRDILQRTGMMSAASEAPKPTDEVIPSDDAPLVHDDDNAQPDAATPAKTANNVVVSPSAAPSENMPQSSVPQDVGNVQGAEVPVNADNIYTPELVEALKRFQLWQGLEPDGAIGVRTREWLNVSPQRRAALLALNIQRLRLLPDDMHNGIMVNIPNYSLAYYVNGNEILSSRVIVGRPDRKTPLMRSALNNVVLNPPWNVPTTLVRKDIVPKIKQDPMYLYKHNYQLLSGWSSDAEVIDPSMIDWSMVSAASFPYRIRQAPGPTNSLGRYKFNMPSSDAIYLHDTPNHGLFQKDIRALSSGCVRVNRASDLANLLLQDVGWNDTRISSTLKEGDTRYVSIRHRIPVNLYYLTAWVADDGQPQFRTDIYNYDNTARSGAQALTRAGQLLL encoded by the coding sequence ATGTTGCTACAGAAATCTTTTTCCGCCCAGGCCGTCGCATTGGGTTGTAGTCTTTTATGCTGGCTGGCGCCTGTTTCTTCGACTGTGGCTGGCATTCCACCTGTATCAGCTCCGATGGTTCATAGCATCAGCGTCTCGCAGAGTACATCGCACATTAGCGCATTGTTCCATCAGGGAACGGTACCGTTCTATCTGAAAAACCTTGCTCCACTCTATGCCAGCCGTGGGATGCAACCGATATGGCAGGATAATCAGGCAGTAAAACAGTTCCAGCAGCAGCTGGCGGAAGTGGCGATTTCAGGTGTTCAGCCGCAGTTTACCCAATGGGTTAAGCAGCTGACCGATCCGGCAATTACCGGCCTTGCGCGCGATGTAGTGCTGTCGGACGCGATGCTGGGTTATTTGCAGTTCACTTCAGGGGTGCCTTCCAAAGGTGAAACCTGGCTCTACAGCAATGTGCCTTATAAGATGGAAGCTCCCCCTGTAGCGGTGGTAAACCAGTGGCAGAGAGCGCTGGAGCACAACAACCTTAATGGCTTTGTGCTGTCTCTCGCTCCGCAGCATCCACAATATGCGCGTATGCATCAGGCTTTAAAAACCCTTCTGGCAGAAAACCGCCCCTGGCCGCAGCTGATGGATAAGCAGACGCTGCGCCCTGGTCAGATCAGCAATGATGTGCCTGCGCTGCGTGATATTTTGCAACGTACCGGTATGATGTCGGCTGCCAGTGAGGCTCCGAAACCAACAGATGAAGTGATCCCGTCCGATGATGCGCCGCTGGTGCATGATGATGATAACGCCCAGCCTGATGCCGCTACGCCTGCGAAAACAGCGAATAATGTGGTGGTCAGTCCGTCGGCGGCTCCATCAGAAAACATGCCTCAATCTTCTGTACCGCAGGATGTTGGCAATGTTCAGGGCGCTGAGGTACCGGTCAACGCTGATAATATCTATACCCCAGAGCTGGTAGAGGCGCTAAAACGCTTCCAGCTCTGGCAGGGTCTGGAGCCTGACGGTGCGATCGGTGTGCGTACGCGCGAATGGTTGAATGTTTCACCGCAGCGGCGCGCTGCGCTGCTGGCGTTAAATATTCAGCGTCTGCGACTGTTGCCGGATGATATGCATAACGGCATCATGGTGAATATTCCTAACTATTCACTGGCCTACTACGTCAACGGCAATGAAATCCTCTCATCAAGAGTGATTGTCGGGCGTCCCGATCGTAAAACGCCATTAATGCGTAGTGCGCTCAACAACGTTGTGCTCAATCCGCCGTGGAACGTACCGACAACGCTGGTGCGCAAAGATATCGTGCCGAAAATTAAACAGGATCCAATGTACCTCTATAAGCATAACTACCAGCTTCTGTCCGGCTGGAGTAGTGACGCAGAGGTGATAGATCCTTCAATGATTGACTGGAGTATGGTTTCAGCTGCCTCATTCCCATATCGTATTCGTCAGGCTCCGGGGCCGACCAACTCGCTTGGGCGCTATAAGTTTAATATGCCAAGCTCTGATGCCATCTACCTGCACGACACGCCTAATCACGGCCTGTTCCAGAAAGATATCCGTGCGCTCAGTTCCGGCTGTGTGCGTGTGAATCGGGCATCCGACCTCGCTAATCTGCTGTTACAGGATGTGGGCTGGAACGACACGCGAATCTCCAGCACTCTTAAAGAGGGCGATACCCGCTATGTTTCAATTCGGCATCGTATCCCGGTTAACCTCTATTATCTTACGGCCTGGGTTGCGGATGACGGCCAGCCGCAGTTTCGTACAGATATTTACAATTATGACAATACTGCGCGTTCCGGCGCTCAGGCGTTAACCCGGGCTGGTCAATTATTGCTCTAA
- a CDS encoding YcbK family protein, translated as MDKFDSNRRKLLALGGAALGVALLPGQAFASLSTSRPRLLTLNNLNTGESLKTEFFNGKSYDKNELARLNHFFRDYRANKSKSIDPHLFDQLYRLQTLLDSRKPVQLISGYRSLGTNNSLRSHSRGVAKHSYHTLGQAMDFHIEGISLSNIRKAALSLRAGGVGYYPSSNFVHIDTGPVRNW; from the coding sequence ATGGATAAATTCGACTCTAACCGCCGTAAGTTACTGGCGTTGGGCGGGGCTGCACTGGGTGTGGCGCTGCTTCCCGGGCAGGCTTTCGCTTCGCTTTCAACGTCTCGTCCTCGTTTACTGACGCTTAACAATCTCAATACCGGCGAAAGCCTTAAAACGGAGTTTTTTAACGGCAAAAGCTATGACAAGAATGAGCTTGCACGACTGAATCATTTTTTCCGTGATTACCGGGCGAATAAAAGTAAAAGTATTGACCCTCATCTCTTCGATCAGCTCTACCGTCTGCAAACCCTGCTCGACAGCCGGAAACCGGTGCAGCTGATATCTGGCTACCGTTCGCTGGGTACCAACAATTCATTGCGATCGCACAGCAGAGGCGTAGCGAAACATAGCTACCATACGCTGGGCCAGGCGATGGATTTTCATATTGAAGGAATTTCGTTGAGTAATATTCGCAAAGCTGCACTTTCACTGCGGGCCGGTGGTGTAGGATACTATCCAAGTAGTAACTTTGTGCATATTGATACTGGTCCGGTTCGGAACTGGTAA
- a CDS encoding MBL fold metallo-hydrolase — MDYHIIPVTAFSQNCSVIWCTETNEAALVDPGGDAEKIKQEVAALGVSLKQILLTHGHLDHVGAAAELAAHYAVPVVGPHKADKFWLENLPKQSQMFGLGECLPLEPDRWLEEGETVQVGQTVLEVLLCPGHTPGHIVFFDRAGRLLISGDVIFSGGVGRSDFPQGSHSDLIASILNKLLPLGDDVTFIPGHGPMSTLGRERISNPFLQ, encoded by the coding sequence ATGGACTATCATATAATCCCGGTTACGGCATTCTCACAGAACTGCTCGGTAATCTGGTGTACGGAAACCAATGAAGCCGCGCTGGTGGATCCGGGTGGCGATGCAGAGAAAATTAAGCAGGAAGTCGCTGCGCTTGGCGTTTCCCTGAAGCAAATTCTGCTGACACATGGTCATCTTGATCATGTTGGCGCTGCTGCTGAACTGGCGGCGCACTATGCTGTGCCGGTTGTCGGGCCGCATAAAGCGGATAAATTCTGGCTTGAGAACCTGCCGAAACAAAGTCAGATGTTTGGTCTTGGTGAGTGTTTGCCACTGGAGCCAGATCGCTGGCTGGAAGAGGGCGAGACTGTTCAGGTAGGGCAGACCGTTCTGGAAGTGCTGCTGTGTCCGGGCCATACGCCGGGGCATATTGTGTTCTTTGATCGCGCCGGACGTTTACTGATCTCAGGCGATGTAATTTTTAGCGGTGGGGTCGGGCGCTCTGACTTCCCGCAGGGCAGCCATAGCGATCTGATAGCCTCTATTCTAAATAAGCTGTTGCCGCTGGGCGATGATGTCACCTTTATTCCAGGACACGGCCCGATGTCGACTCTGGGACGTGAACGCATCAGTAACCCCTTTCTGCAATAG